ATTTTGATAAGGGCACAGAATTTATAGTTTTATTACCTAAGGCATCTTCCAATAAATAGATAGTTAGTAAGTATGTTTGTATGTAGTTAAAAAAATATTAACATTTTCTCCATGACATCTCCATAGTATTTTTATAAAATATAGGTTTTATATTGACAAACATATTAAATTGTATTAATATAGTAAAAAAATAATAATGCTAGTATATTATTTGAGCTAACTAGAAAGCTAGAGGCTAACAGTTCCTTTTAATTAAAGGGAGTTGTTAGCCTTTTTTAGTTAGTTTTAGTTGATGATTTTAAGGAGGTAAAGGTATGAATAAGAGAAGAGTATTATCCATAGTACTTACATTTGCACTGGCAATAACAGCTCTAGGTACTAATATGAGTTTATCTACTGTTAGAGCAATCTGGAGAAGTAATGAGAACAAGTGGTTCTGACAGGTACCAGACGGCATCTCAAGTTGCTGTAACAAATTGGACAACCTCAGATAATTTAGTATTAGTGTCAGGTGAAGGCTATGCAGATGCAATAAGTGCTTCTGTACTGGCTAAAAAATTGGATGCACCTATACTTTTAACTACTCCAAAAGTTTTTAATTCATACACAAAAACAGCACTGGATACATTAAAACCAAAGAACGTATATGTCATTGGAGGTAATGCCTCTGTTTCTAAAGAAATTAGAGACTTTTTAAAAAGTTCCTATAATATTATTGAACTTGGCGGTGCTAATAGATATGAGACTAATGTGGCTGTGGCAAAAAAACTTGTGGAATTGGGAGTAGACCCATCTAATGCAATCTTGGCTAGCGGAGAAGGATTTTCAGATGCTTTTACAGTTGCTTCAATTGCAGCTGTAAAAGAACAAATATTATTACTTGGTACTAATGATTTAAGCTCTATAGAATTAGTTAAAGATTTTATAGATGATCATAAGTCAAGTATTATTGTGGTAGGAACTGATTTTGTCATTAATGATAATACTTATAAAGCTGTTAATGGAGTAAAGAGAATAAGTGGAGGTATAGGTTTGATACAAATCTTAAAGTTATAGATGCTTTTAAGGGCGATATAAAAACATCTAAATTTTATGTAGCAAATGCAAGTGGCGATGGTTATGCAGATGCTCTAGTTGCTTCAGTGTTGGCAGGAAAAAATGAGGCACCGCTGGTG
This window of the Clostridium kluyveri DSM 555 genome carries:
- a CDS encoding cell wall-binding repeat-containing protein, with translation MRTSGSDRYQTASQVAVTNWTTSDNLVLVSGEGYADAISASVLAKKLDAPILLTTPKVFNSYTKTALDTLKPKNVYVIGGNASVSKEIRDFLKSSYNIIELGGANRYETNVAVAKKLVELGVDPSNAILASGEGFSDAFTVASIAAVKEQILLLGTNDLSSIELVKDFIDDHKSSIIVVGTDFVINDNTYKAVNGVKRISGGIGLIQILKL